A genome region from Cerasicoccus sp. TK19100 includes the following:
- a CDS encoding heme NO-binding domain-containing protein produces MKGMVFTELLDMVEEKFGINMVDSIIADADLPVSKGVYTAVGTYPHEEVVSLVMQLSKHSGIAPDELLKIYGEHLFGRFHGAYPQFFHGATDAFGFLSSIDQYIHVEVRKLYPDAELPHFECERDGDTMKMIYSSSRHMEDFAEGLIRGCLKHFNETATISRESISDDTSVFTLTRG; encoded by the coding sequence ATGAAAGGAATGGTATTCACCGAGCTTCTGGACATGGTCGAGGAGAAGTTCGGCATCAACATGGTCGACTCCATCATCGCGGATGCAGACCTGCCAGTCTCCAAGGGAGTTTACACGGCGGTTGGTACCTACCCGCATGAGGAAGTGGTCTCCCTGGTCATGCAGCTCAGCAAGCACAGCGGTATTGCTCCGGATGAGTTGCTTAAGATTTACGGTGAGCATCTTTTCGGGCGATTCCATGGCGCTTACCCGCAGTTCTTTCATGGTGCCACGGATGCCTTTGGCTTCCTCTCCAGTATCGACCAATATATTCATGTGGAAGTCCGCAAGCTTTACCCTGACGCCGAGTTGCCGCACTTCGAGTGTGAGCGCGATGGCGACACCATGAAGATGATCTACAGCTCAAGCCGCCACATGGAAGATTTCGCCGAGGGTCTTATTCGCGGCTGTCTCAAACACTTTAACGAAACCGCAACCATCAGCCGGGAAAGCATTAGCGACGATACCTCCGTATTTACCCTGACGAGGGGCTAG
- a CDS encoding sugar transferase, translating into MADDISNPALDEFWLSQEGQVELAKWRKAMRRKIKLWRLTIALSEGGKRALDVIGSAVALLIFSPIFAVTAIMIKLEDRGPVFFSQTRVGEAGRAFQCLKFRSMVINADQIKHELAEQNQHETGVTFKMKDDPRITKVGKYIRKLSIDEFPQFYNVLRGDMSLVGPRPPVPKEVAEYKAFHLRRLMVKPGITCLWQIGGRAEIDFEGQVRLDLQYIGSQSLKQDILILLKTVPAVVLGKGAY; encoded by the coding sequence ATGGCCGATGATATTTCCAACCCCGCTCTTGATGAGTTCTGGCTCTCTCAAGAAGGCCAAGTCGAATTGGCTAAATGGCGGAAAGCCATGCGCCGAAAAATTAAACTTTGGCGACTGACCATTGCATTAAGCGAGGGAGGAAAAAGGGCCCTAGACGTCATCGGCTCGGCTGTAGCGCTTTTGATATTTTCCCCTATTTTTGCGGTAACCGCAATAATGATCAAGTTAGAGGATCGCGGCCCGGTTTTCTTTTCGCAGACGCGGGTCGGGGAAGCCGGTCGAGCGTTTCAGTGCCTTAAGTTTCGCTCCATGGTGATCAACGCCGACCAGATCAAGCATGAGCTGGCGGAGCAGAATCAGCACGAGACCGGGGTGACCTTTAAGATGAAGGATGACCCGCGCATCACCAAGGTCGGTAAATATATACGCAAATTGTCCATCGACGAGTTTCCGCAGTTCTACAATGTGCTGCGTGGCGACATGTCCCTGGTCGGGCCACGACCACCGGTGCCCAAGGAAGTCGCCGAGTATAAGGCGTTTCATTTGCGTCGGTTGATGGTCAAGCCCGGCATCACCTGCCTGTGGCAAATCGGAGGTCGCGCCGAGATCGACTTCGAGGGGCAAGTGCGGCTGGACTTGCAATACATCGGTTCGCAAAGCCTGAAGCAGGATATATTAATATTACTTAAAACAGTGCCTGCCGTGGTGCTTGGAAAGGGTGCCTATTAA
- a CDS encoding STAS domain-containing protein gives MPIFETQDQGEVLVIQLLATHLEAANAAEFKQELSRTQLPSSGNVLVDCAKLEFIDSSGLGALLHLNNSLSKEVRPLALKNLRPEVLSVVELLRLNTVFKLES, from the coding sequence ATGCCAATATTTGAAACACAGGATCAAGGCGAGGTATTGGTTATCCAGCTGCTGGCAACTCATCTTGAGGCCGCCAATGCTGCGGAGTTTAAACAAGAGCTGAGCCGCACCCAATTACCCTCCAGCGGAAACGTCCTCGTCGATTGCGCTAAGCTGGAATTCATCGACAGTTCCGGCCTCGGAGCCCTGCTGCATTTAAATAACTCGCTGAGCAAGGAAGTGCGCCCACTCGCCTTAAAAAATCTGCGCCCGGAAGTGCTCAGCGTGGTCGAACTCTTACGCCTCAACACCGTCTTTAAGCTAGAAAGCTGA
- a CDS encoding glycosyltransferase produces the protein MNRLLVILPYVPFPIRRGTFQRVFHLTEQLAGAFQLDLFCLSSEAEDAEHHDRFAAMCHRVEFSHFAHPPWPSFWTDRVWHPQPTTIRHWHSDDVENALGEFIAGQDYDAVFWVDIVLWPYVKKFFADHPCLVMDRSRVDWLFQQEELATLDDTAWGRFMRRENLFKIARAEREVIESIQLEVVCGLEDKEFLDARLGQPGKTFVLPNGANTDFFNADNWPPQPTEFPSALFCGALDYTPNTDAMRWYFEAVHHRILELQPDYQLILVGKNPTDEVKSYAKEPGVIFEGEVPDVRPFYQKAWMQIVPLRIGGGTRLKIVEGLSMENPVVSTTLGAQGLELAHRQELLLADTAEDFAQACHQLMNDQALRQQLAQAGRAKVLGAYTWTALGGRLIDQLNRLLPSHEPA, from the coding sequence ATGAACCGGCTGCTGGTTATCTTGCCCTACGTTCCATTTCCCATTCGGCGGGGGACTTTCCAGCGCGTTTTCCACCTGACTGAACAACTTGCCGGAGCCTTTCAGCTCGATCTGTTTTGCCTCTCCAGCGAAGCCGAGGACGCCGAGCATCATGACCGCTTTGCGGCAATGTGCCACCGCGTTGAGTTCAGCCATTTTGCGCATCCGCCCTGGCCATCCTTTTGGACAGACCGCGTGTGGCACCCCCAGCCAACCACGATTCGCCACTGGCATTCAGACGATGTCGAAAACGCACTGGGCGAGTTCATCGCCGGGCAGGACTACGACGCCGTGTTTTGGGTCGATATCGTGCTTTGGCCTTACGTGAAAAAGTTCTTCGCCGACCACCCCTGCCTCGTCATGGACCGCAGCCGTGTCGACTGGCTGTTCCAGCAGGAAGAGCTCGCCACACTCGACGACACCGCCTGGGGCCGCTTCATGCGGCGGGAGAATTTATTTAAGATCGCGCGCGCGGAGCGGGAGGTGATTGAGAGCATTCAGCTCGAAGTCGTGTGCGGTTTGGAGGACAAGGAATTCCTCGACGCGCGTCTGGGCCAGCCGGGCAAAACCTTTGTGCTGCCCAACGGCGCGAACACCGATTTCTTTAACGCCGACAACTGGCCACCGCAGCCCACGGAGTTTCCCAGTGCGCTCTTCTGCGGTGCCCTCGACTACACGCCCAACACCGACGCGATGCGCTGGTATTTTGAGGCGGTCCACCACCGAATCCTGGAGCTTCAGCCGGACTACCAGCTTATTCTCGTGGGCAAAAATCCGACCGACGAGGTGAAATCATACGCCAAAGAGCCGGGCGTCATCTTCGAAGGCGAGGTGCCGGACGTCCGCCCATTTTACCAAAAAGCCTGGATGCAGATTGTGCCCCTGCGCATTGGCGGCGGCACGCGATTAAAAATCGTTGAAGGCCTCTCGATGGAAAACCCCGTGGTCTCGACCACCCTTGGTGCCCAGGGCCTGGAGCTCGCACATCGACAGGAGCTCCTGCTTGCCGACACCGCCGAAGACTTTGCCCAAGCCTGCCATCAACTGATGAACGACCAAGCCCTCCGCCAACAACTCGCCCAAGCCGGACGCGCCAAAGTCCTCGGAGCCTACACGTGGACCGCCCTCGGCGGACGCCTGATCGACCAACTTAACCGCCTTCTCCCAAGCCATGAGCCCGCCTAA
- a CDS encoding WecB/TagA/CpsF family glycosyltransferase, whose product MSPPNPIDPLEPPIAVLLGLPFHDLTMEEALEECRRALNNRRADYFVTANVDFAAQAYEDEHLRKILFYAKRVVCDGMPLVWISRILGHPLRERIAGSDLTPKLLEICAQTNKRVYFFGSDDKTLGETVEILKDKMPDLEIAGFESPPMGKVQDWDNEGVVQRIQDAKTDLLLVALGCPKQEDWIYLFHQRTGAALSIGIGASLDFVSGKQVRAPMWMQKTGLEWLWRLGTNPKRLLSRYTRDFFFLAWVTLQQWLSKRRREPAPAIKPAPEPTPAEYQRLVWHGSAERATIDQLPVPDSWDQPVLLDMSDVDFIDSAGMGALAGMARQAREHEQSFAILSAADIVVKALKAVRLDSLFEFYQNEADYAIALTTGATATTEATEALRYQLKEIHDNTNYKHLTQQLTDLIDANPSAKLLLIDASKVVFVDSSGITALLTAYRRMNDRGGKVELIAPSPPVKRIVHLLRLTEFLPEHREGKVSY is encoded by the coding sequence ATGAGCCCGCCTAATCCCATCGACCCACTGGAGCCGCCCATCGCGGTGCTGCTCGGCCTCCCCTTTCACGATCTCACGATGGAGGAGGCTCTTGAAGAGTGCCGCCGTGCGCTCAACAACCGACGAGCCGATTACTTCGTAACGGCCAATGTGGACTTCGCTGCGCAAGCTTATGAGGACGAGCATTTGCGCAAGATCTTGTTTTACGCCAAGCGCGTCGTGTGCGACGGCATGCCGCTGGTCTGGATTTCCCGCATCCTTGGCCACCCGCTGCGCGAGCGCATTGCCGGCTCCGACCTCACCCCAAAGCTGCTCGAAATCTGTGCCCAAACAAACAAGCGCGTTTACTTCTTCGGCAGTGATGACAAGACCCTCGGCGAAACCGTCGAAATATTGAAAGATAAGATGCCCGACCTCGAAATTGCCGGCTTTGAATCACCCCCGATGGGCAAGGTGCAGGACTGGGATAACGAAGGCGTCGTTCAGCGAATCCAGGACGCCAAAACGGATCTACTGCTCGTCGCCCTGGGCTGCCCCAAGCAGGAGGATTGGATTTACCTTTTTCATCAGCGCACGGGAGCTGCGCTGAGCATCGGTATCGGTGCTTCGCTGGACTTCGTTTCCGGAAAACAAGTCCGCGCACCGATGTGGATGCAAAAGACCGGCTTGGAGTGGCTATGGCGTCTGGGCACCAACCCCAAGCGCTTGCTCAGCCGCTACACGCGCGACTTCTTCTTCCTTGCCTGGGTGACGCTTCAGCAATGGCTCTCCAAGCGCCGCCGCGAACCGGCCCCCGCGATCAAACCAGCGCCCGAGCCAACCCCGGCAGAGTATCAACGGCTGGTCTGGCACGGCTCGGCCGAGCGCGCGACCATCGACCAACTTCCCGTGCCCGACAGCTGGGATCAACCCGTGCTGCTCGACATGAGCGATGTCGACTTCATTGACAGCGCCGGCATGGGCGCACTGGCCGGCATGGCCCGGCAAGCGCGTGAGCACGAGCAGTCCTTTGCAATTCTGTCGGCGGCAGACATCGTCGTCAAAGCGCTCAAGGCCGTGCGCCTGGATTCATTGTTTGAATTTTACCAGAACGAGGCCGACTACGCCATTGCGCTGACCACCGGTGCCACCGCCACCACCGAAGCAACCGAGGCCCTCCGCTACCAACTGAAAGAAATTCACGACAACACAAACTACAAGCACCTGACCCAGCAGCTTACGGATCTGATCGACGCCAACCCGTCGGCAAAGCTGCTACTCATCGATGCGTCCAAGGTGGTCTTTGTCGACAGTAGCGGCATCACGGCTCTACTCACGGCTTATCGCCGTATGAACGATCGCGGCGGCAAGGTGGAGCTAATTGCGCCGAGTCCACCGGTTAAACGCATCGTTCACTTGCTTCGGTTGACCGAATTCCTGCCCGAGCACCGCGAGGGAAAGGTAAGCTATTAA